A stretch of Planococcus citri chromosome 5, ihPlaCitr1.1, whole genome shotgun sequence DNA encodes these proteins:
- the SIDL gene encoding trafficking protein particle complex subunit 10 isoform X1: MSKLLKQDDSKYFSVSDYKPLITYSGDRDLFLNLEPIIIQALPQEPTEWRRSFGRILRAVTLNAVFIPFSEDILQKEDNYQLLKEPILHVFWTQCADIDTYKNALHDEIKNWLDVLHSHSISDWLIVLVETYDFRKHNKLLPRTTVFDRIKNDFAVKHADRCLAVINPLKSEFRTGSSWRALVVNIRLLILTSYDRALLKLEEYIRTQRECRNQPEWNFCNYFLLQEELAFVLEMLGMYEEALIQYDELDALFTQFIRNSSLTGAPKWLRSFQNPVDSWSGILLTCKVNQNCRLSLLSHSISLLDFRCYLFSRQAAMLLFTSKPWEIAHRTLPFIHNCLNEIKILEIEYPNGAIACWIFLCCFEIIFMCQNFNETAQVDACSQFTAPLLELATLKLRELGELCGLMPNCDQSSEQLHIIVSLFCGISEPVKLSSANNITPVDKLKEALSSKQAYYKSYLELSEQAMVTYKHKGRIRSARFIGKQLADFYIQLGDLSKASTFLTSVLCLYEIDEWPVLANEIRLKLLHCYKNMEETERYIKTCIAIICSPHFDVECRLSYFEEIKTLLQETKIDDSEEWIVPLEEGFTLNSISVEVQQTGLRVCAIVDIVNKFPSEIVCSNVSISVSHCTNNDSKHKKIAELDSKNVLIKHFKNTKNTPAKVPLIYMLEYQQDKSLAAANVVCRNIENHLRRQDSQKIKNITLPEKVKDSKYLECNNVILKPGNNTVALLSKEEEMAGTYSMGQLSVNISDRLYFLTGANFLNKVKYSVKHVLPEISLQAKNNRILIAGIESLVSLNISKGTHTMDEDPVLILRSSDGLKMNLADQTELEDEIKINLNEFCGSSQNYSIDLNVCSAFPSQTDGSVIVHKLWLKYPWASEEVCQTIQFHVPFVVLSRIHTAKLRKFVLVTVNGATAERVVLKNPCLTIAQENISTASLNPVSAQPFIVQNRMNITFMWELLAQSANFDGKYTVKFSVDYEVYEKTSSYECVCSISDFKTLYIIESNIDPMRGCEFCRVNTMCHLLFTVKRVESTPNYSLMYEVVADQNLWAICNMSTGVIILDGTDNCSISVDLMPLISGYLPLPLIKLSKYFPVEGSGSNKGMSPRHELFHHGQVFNASKSSQVQILPSIVVADS, translated from the exons atgtcaaaattgctgaaacaAGATGATTCAaagtatttttcagtttcagattATAAACCTCTTATTACGT atTCCGGAGACAGAGATTTATTCTTGAATCTTGAACCTATTATAATTCAAGCCTTGCCGCAAGAACCAACCGAATGGAGGCGATCTTTCGGTCGAATTCTAAGAGCAGTGACGTTGAACGCCGTATTTATACCATTCAGCGAGGATATTCTTCAGAAAGAAGATAATTATCAGCTTTTAAAGGAGCCCATATTGCATGTATTTTGGACACAATGCGCT GATATAGATACGTACAAAAACGCTTTGCACGACGAAATAAAAAACTGGTTGGATGTTCTACACAGTCACAGCATCTCGGATTGGTTAATTGTTCTGGTGGAAACGTACGATTTCCGCAAACATAACAAACTTTTACCTCGTACAACTGTTTTCGATAGAATAAAAAATGACTTCGCAGTTAAACACGCCGACAG gTGTTTAGCGGTTATAAATCCGTTGAAATCTGAATTTCGTACCGGTTCATCGTGGAGAGCTTTGGTTGTAAATATTCGACTTTTAATCTTAACGTCTTACGATCGTGCTTTATTGAAACTAGAAGAGTACATTCGCACTCAGAGGGAATGTAGAAATCAGCCAGAATGGAATTTTTGCAACTATTTCTTATTACAG GAAGAATTAGCATTTGTTTTAGAAATGCTAGGTATGTACGAGGAAGCGTTGATCCAGTACGACGAATTGGATGCTTTATTTACTCAGTTTATTCGTAATTCTAGTCTTACgg GCGCCCCGAAATGGCTGCGATCATTTCAAAATCCGGTCGATAGTTGGTCCGGTATCTTGTTGACTTGTAAAGTGAACCAAAATTGTAGACTGAGTCTCCTTAGCCACAGCATTTCGTTGTTGGATTTCAGATGTTATTTATTTTCCAGACAAGCGGCGATGTTGTTGTTTACTTCTAAACCGTGGGAA ATTGCTCATCGTACTTTACCATTCATTCATAACTgcttaaatgaaataaaaattttagaaatagaaTACCCAAACGGAGCGATCgcttgttggatttttttgtgctgCTTCGAAATAATCTTCATGtgccaaaatttcaacgaaactgCTCAAGTGGACGCCTGCTCTCAATTCACGGCGCCATTACTCGAATTGGCTACACTTAAG TTACGCGAGCTCGGCGAATTGTGCGGTTTAATGCCAAACTGTGATCAATCTAGCGAACAATTACACATTATTGTAAGTTTATTTTGCGGAATTAGCGAGCCCGTCAAGTTATCCAGTGCGAACAATATTACTCCCGTGGATAAATTAAAAGAGGCTCTTTCTTCGAAACAGGCCTACTATAAAAGTTATTTG GAGCTATCTGAACAAGCTATGGTTACTTATAAACATAAAGGACGTATTAGGTCGGCGCGTTTCATTGGAAAGCAATTAGCTGATTTTTATATACAACTTGGTGATTTATCTAAAGCGTCGACATTCCTAACCAGCGTATTATGTTTGTATGAAATTGACGAGTGGCCGGTTCTAGCGAATGAAATTAGATTGAAGCTCTTACATTGTTATAAAAATATGGAGGAAACAGAAAG ATACATCAAAACTTGTATCGCTATCATTTGCTCTCCTCATTTCGATGTCGAGTGCCGTCTAtcgtattttgaagaaattaaaactttGTTACAAGAGACGAAGATAGATGATTCGG AAGAATGGATCGTGCCTTTGGAGGAAGGTTTTACGCTGAATAGTATCAGCGTTGAAGTACAGCAAACCGGTCTTCGAGTATGCGCTATTGTCGATATCGTAAACAAATTTCCATCGGAAATAGTTTGCTCAAATGTTTCGATATCGGTTTCACATTGTACAAATAACGATagcaaacataaaaaaattgccGAATTGGACTCGAAGAATGTTCTGATTAA gcattttaaaaatacgaaaaacacGCCCGCCAAAGTCCCGTTAATTTATATGCTGGAATATCAACAAGACAAGAGTTTGGCAGCTGCAAATGTTGTGTGTAGAAACATCGAAAACCATTTGAG ACGTCAGGatagtcaaaaaattaaaaatattactttaCCTGAAAAAGTGAAAGACAGTAAATATTTGGAATGCAATAATGTTATCTTGAAGCCGGGAAATAACACAGTTGCCTTACTTTCCAAG GAAGAAGAGATGGCCGGAACATATAGTATGGGACAATTGAGCGTCAATATTTCTGATAGACTGTATTTTTTAACGGGTgctaattttctcaataaaGTGAAGTATAGCGTGAAACATGTCTTACCGGAGATTTCATTGCAAGCCAAAAATAATCGTATATTAATCGCCGGCATCGAATCGCTTGTTTCTTTGAACATATCAAAGGGAACTCATACGATGGATGAG GATCCGGTATTAATTTTACGATCGTCAGACGgactgaaaatgaatttagcCGATCAAACAGAATTGGaagatgaaattaaaatcaatctgAACGAATTTTGCGGGTCAAGTCAAAATTATTCCATCGATTTGAACGTTTGTTCCGCATTTCCGTCTCAAACGGATGGTTCGGTAATCGTTCATAAA CTTTGGTTGAAATATCCGTGGGCGAGTGAAGAAGTTTGCCAGACCATACAGTTTCACGTACCCTTTGTGGTTTTGAGTCGCATACATACGgctaaattgagaaaatttgtaTTAGTTACTGTAAATGGGGCTACTGCTGAACGAGTCGTTTTGAAGAATCCGTGTCTCACCATCGCTcaggaaaatatttcaactgcAAGTCTGAACCCGGTTTCTGCGCAACCCTTC ATTGTACAGAACCGAATGAATATTACATTCATGTGGGAATTATTGGCGCAAAGCGCCAATTTTGACGGTAAATATACTGTAAAATTTTCCGTCGACTACGAGGTTTACGAGAAAACCAGTTCTTACGAGTGTGTGTGTTCAATTTCGGATTTTAAG aCTTTGTACATTATCGAATCGAATATCGATCCGATGAGGGGTTGCGAATTTTGTCGCGTGAATACCATGTGCCATTTATTGTTTACCGTTAAACGCGTCGAATCTACTCCTAATTATTCGCTGATGTACGAAGTCGTAGCTGATCAAAATTTATGGGCTATCTGTAATATGTCTACGG GAGTTATAATACTTGACGGAACAGATAATTGTTCGATTTCTGTCGATTTAATGCCTCTCATCAGTGGATATTTGCCTTTACCACTGATCAAACTTTCCAAATATTTTCCTGTCGAAGGAAGCGGTAGTAACAAGG GCATGTCCCCCAGACACGAGCTTTTCCATCACGGTCAAGTATTTAATGCGAGTAAATCGAGCCAAGTACAAATATTACCTTCGATTGTAGTCGCAGATTCATGA
- the SIDL gene encoding trafficking protein particle complex subunit 10 isoform X2, producing the protein MSKLLKQDDSKYFSVSDYKPLITYSGDRDLFLNLEPIIIQALPQEPTEWRRSFGRILRAVTLNAVFIPFSEDILQKEDNYQLLKEPILHVFWTQCADIDTYKNALHDEIKNWLDVLHSHSISDWLIVLVETYDFRKHNKLLPRTTVFDRIKNDFAVKHADRCLAVINPLKSEFRTGSSWRALVVNIRLLILTSYDRALLKLEEYIRTQRECRNQPEWNFCNYFLLQEELAFVLEMLGMYEEALIQYDELDALFTQFIRNSSLTGAPKWLRSFQNPVDSWSGILLTCKVNQNCRLSLLSHSISLLDFRCYLFSRQAAMLLFTSKPWEIAHRTLPFIHNCLNEIKILEIEYPNGAIACWIFLCCFEIIFMCQNFNETAQVDACSQFTAPLLELATLKLRELGELCGLMPNCDQSSEQLHIIVSLFCGISEPVKLSSANNITPVDKLKEALSSKQAYYKSYLELSEQAMVTYKHKGRIRSARFIGKQLADFYIQLGDLSKASTFLTSVLCLYEIDEWPVLANEIRLKLLHCYKNMEETERYIKTCIAIICSPHFDVECRLSYFEEIKTLLQETKIDDSEWIVPLEEGFTLNSISVEVQQTGLRVCAIVDIVNKFPSEIVCSNVSISVSHCTNNDSKHKKIAELDSKNVLIKHFKNTKNTPAKVPLIYMLEYQQDKSLAAANVVCRNIENHLRRQDSQKIKNITLPEKVKDSKYLECNNVILKPGNNTVALLSKEEEMAGTYSMGQLSVNISDRLYFLTGANFLNKVKYSVKHVLPEISLQAKNNRILIAGIESLVSLNISKGTHTMDEDPVLILRSSDGLKMNLADQTELEDEIKINLNEFCGSSQNYSIDLNVCSAFPSQTDGSVIVHKLWLKYPWASEEVCQTIQFHVPFVVLSRIHTAKLRKFVLVTVNGATAERVVLKNPCLTIAQENISTASLNPVSAQPFIVQNRMNITFMWELLAQSANFDGKYTVKFSVDYEVYEKTSSYECVCSISDFKTLYIIESNIDPMRGCEFCRVNTMCHLLFTVKRVESTPNYSLMYEVVADQNLWAICNMSTGVIILDGTDNCSISVDLMPLISGYLPLPLIKLSKYFPVEGSGSNKGMSPRHELFHHGQVFNASKSSQVQILPSIVVADS; encoded by the exons atgtcaaaattgctgaaacaAGATGATTCAaagtatttttcagtttcagattATAAACCTCTTATTACGT atTCCGGAGACAGAGATTTATTCTTGAATCTTGAACCTATTATAATTCAAGCCTTGCCGCAAGAACCAACCGAATGGAGGCGATCTTTCGGTCGAATTCTAAGAGCAGTGACGTTGAACGCCGTATTTATACCATTCAGCGAGGATATTCTTCAGAAAGAAGATAATTATCAGCTTTTAAAGGAGCCCATATTGCATGTATTTTGGACACAATGCGCT GATATAGATACGTACAAAAACGCTTTGCACGACGAAATAAAAAACTGGTTGGATGTTCTACACAGTCACAGCATCTCGGATTGGTTAATTGTTCTGGTGGAAACGTACGATTTCCGCAAACATAACAAACTTTTACCTCGTACAACTGTTTTCGATAGAATAAAAAATGACTTCGCAGTTAAACACGCCGACAG gTGTTTAGCGGTTATAAATCCGTTGAAATCTGAATTTCGTACCGGTTCATCGTGGAGAGCTTTGGTTGTAAATATTCGACTTTTAATCTTAACGTCTTACGATCGTGCTTTATTGAAACTAGAAGAGTACATTCGCACTCAGAGGGAATGTAGAAATCAGCCAGAATGGAATTTTTGCAACTATTTCTTATTACAG GAAGAATTAGCATTTGTTTTAGAAATGCTAGGTATGTACGAGGAAGCGTTGATCCAGTACGACGAATTGGATGCTTTATTTACTCAGTTTATTCGTAATTCTAGTCTTACgg GCGCCCCGAAATGGCTGCGATCATTTCAAAATCCGGTCGATAGTTGGTCCGGTATCTTGTTGACTTGTAAAGTGAACCAAAATTGTAGACTGAGTCTCCTTAGCCACAGCATTTCGTTGTTGGATTTCAGATGTTATTTATTTTCCAGACAAGCGGCGATGTTGTTGTTTACTTCTAAACCGTGGGAA ATTGCTCATCGTACTTTACCATTCATTCATAACTgcttaaatgaaataaaaattttagaaatagaaTACCCAAACGGAGCGATCgcttgttggatttttttgtgctgCTTCGAAATAATCTTCATGtgccaaaatttcaacgaaactgCTCAAGTGGACGCCTGCTCTCAATTCACGGCGCCATTACTCGAATTGGCTACACTTAAG TTACGCGAGCTCGGCGAATTGTGCGGTTTAATGCCAAACTGTGATCAATCTAGCGAACAATTACACATTATTGTAAGTTTATTTTGCGGAATTAGCGAGCCCGTCAAGTTATCCAGTGCGAACAATATTACTCCCGTGGATAAATTAAAAGAGGCTCTTTCTTCGAAACAGGCCTACTATAAAAGTTATTTG GAGCTATCTGAACAAGCTATGGTTACTTATAAACATAAAGGACGTATTAGGTCGGCGCGTTTCATTGGAAAGCAATTAGCTGATTTTTATATACAACTTGGTGATTTATCTAAAGCGTCGACATTCCTAACCAGCGTATTATGTTTGTATGAAATTGACGAGTGGCCGGTTCTAGCGAATGAAATTAGATTGAAGCTCTTACATTGTTATAAAAATATGGAGGAAACAGAAAG ATACATCAAAACTTGTATCGCTATCATTTGCTCTCCTCATTTCGATGTCGAGTGCCGTCTAtcgtattttgaagaaattaaaactttGTTACAAGAGACGAAGATAGATGATTCGG AATGGATCGTGCCTTTGGAGGAAGGTTTTACGCTGAATAGTATCAGCGTTGAAGTACAGCAAACCGGTCTTCGAGTATGCGCTATTGTCGATATCGTAAACAAATTTCCATCGGAAATAGTTTGCTCAAATGTTTCGATATCGGTTTCACATTGTACAAATAACGATagcaaacataaaaaaattgccGAATTGGACTCGAAGAATGTTCTGATTAA gcattttaaaaatacgaaaaacacGCCCGCCAAAGTCCCGTTAATTTATATGCTGGAATATCAACAAGACAAGAGTTTGGCAGCTGCAAATGTTGTGTGTAGAAACATCGAAAACCATTTGAG ACGTCAGGatagtcaaaaaattaaaaatattactttaCCTGAAAAAGTGAAAGACAGTAAATATTTGGAATGCAATAATGTTATCTTGAAGCCGGGAAATAACACAGTTGCCTTACTTTCCAAG GAAGAAGAGATGGCCGGAACATATAGTATGGGACAATTGAGCGTCAATATTTCTGATAGACTGTATTTTTTAACGGGTgctaattttctcaataaaGTGAAGTATAGCGTGAAACATGTCTTACCGGAGATTTCATTGCAAGCCAAAAATAATCGTATATTAATCGCCGGCATCGAATCGCTTGTTTCTTTGAACATATCAAAGGGAACTCATACGATGGATGAG GATCCGGTATTAATTTTACGATCGTCAGACGgactgaaaatgaatttagcCGATCAAACAGAATTGGaagatgaaattaaaatcaatctgAACGAATTTTGCGGGTCAAGTCAAAATTATTCCATCGATTTGAACGTTTGTTCCGCATTTCCGTCTCAAACGGATGGTTCGGTAATCGTTCATAAA CTTTGGTTGAAATATCCGTGGGCGAGTGAAGAAGTTTGCCAGACCATACAGTTTCACGTACCCTTTGTGGTTTTGAGTCGCATACATACGgctaaattgagaaaatttgtaTTAGTTACTGTAAATGGGGCTACTGCTGAACGAGTCGTTTTGAAGAATCCGTGTCTCACCATCGCTcaggaaaatatttcaactgcAAGTCTGAACCCGGTTTCTGCGCAACCCTTC ATTGTACAGAACCGAATGAATATTACATTCATGTGGGAATTATTGGCGCAAAGCGCCAATTTTGACGGTAAATATACTGTAAAATTTTCCGTCGACTACGAGGTTTACGAGAAAACCAGTTCTTACGAGTGTGTGTGTTCAATTTCGGATTTTAAG aCTTTGTACATTATCGAATCGAATATCGATCCGATGAGGGGTTGCGAATTTTGTCGCGTGAATACCATGTGCCATTTATTGTTTACCGTTAAACGCGTCGAATCTACTCCTAATTATTCGCTGATGTACGAAGTCGTAGCTGATCAAAATTTATGGGCTATCTGTAATATGTCTACGG GAGTTATAATACTTGACGGAACAGATAATTGTTCGATTTCTGTCGATTTAATGCCTCTCATCAGTGGATATTTGCCTTTACCACTGATCAAACTTTCCAAATATTTTCCTGTCGAAGGAAGCGGTAGTAACAAGG GCATGTCCCCCAGACACGAGCTTTTCCATCACGGTCAAGTATTTAATGCGAGTAAATCGAGCCAAGTACAAATATTACCTTCGATTGTAGTCGCAGATTCATGA
- the Pomp gene encoding proteasome maturation protein encodes MFGYQSAFESKTNLAPQKCLNDGIQGLGNSLDRLENKCVKFSVHGAHPLESKEKNYLSAKHEMNMNMLRNVQGIHAPLRISMELRANKKVGRLPFMASSNLSSDIIMGRDDTIDFSDILYPADVHEQLNRPYVAMERL; translated from the exons ATG ttcGGTTATCAGTCAGCGTTTGAATCAAAAACCAATCTTGCGcctcaaaaatgtttaaatgaTGGAATCCAAGGTTTAGGAAACTCACTGGACAG ACTGGAAAATAAATGCGTGAAATTTTCAGTACATGGAGCTCACCCTCTGGAGTCGAAAGAGAAAAAC TATTTATCCGCGAAGCACGAGATGAATATGAATATGCTAAGAAATGTACAAGGTATTCACGCGCCTCTACGAATTTCCATGGAATTACGAGCCAATAAGAAGGTTGGACGATTGCCTTTCATGGCTAGCAGTAATCTGTCTTCGGACATTATCATGGGTCGAGACGATACCATCGATTTTAGTGATATTTTATATCCCGCTGACGTACATGAGCAGCTCAATCGACCTTACGTTGCTATGGAACGTCTTTAA
- the LOC135846759 gene encoding B-box type zinc finger protein ncl-1-like produces MMRSEDTMDELCESFKDTSLEERLLDDSSLSTEQEELVCSICNEPYCNASPRVLSCLHVFCESCIDKLLDTSTESPDGQKDVRCVICEQVTNLNTRGAASLPCDYVLMNLFEIGAINSSSLLCTSCKAKEKAVARCVDCPHFLCPNCSTAHQYMRCFENHYVVSLEELKQSNDKIPFHKPIYCEVHKKLIKLYCHTCQEAICFECTNNEHKSPLHVFDNLSTVGLQERQRLESLINDSKLKLDECMKTNSDLENALSELQVQHDSAKDLINETFQSYKAVLEKCRDEALEQLGKVHTCQELKVMDAMQNVEKRIDKTEHACSFAARLLENGSDSELLMLNRVISKQLEMLSENVNFQYNYCTSLNFITDMEEFSSVTKKSFGYVEDPDAAVVANENVAEACSVGREQNIECNTECLVQNNTLAINVMNGNGLGGGGASTSNTTVSMQSSPVTSSPLSMPSSFDGDLNFQGVTPQTPPLEGLTTLGEMNLTRLASLAACNGKPPSPPITNANNMAPSFPLDLLGAPSDIPSNLINNIQALAKLGNVHMPEPDMMTNGYGSVNGIGGSSVIGAPSYDSSVEASSVLDLVNGSSLPVVNGHNSPYDNGNSHFFGSHNGVDSSMMHNMGMNHHNGYASNYTRSSSQRVAALEIHFKFGQLGSAPCQFGSPHGFCIGQDDAIIVADTNNHRIQIFNKDGEFRTQFGMAGKLEGQLWYPRKVELLPSGNYVICDRGNERSRLQLFSRDGMFIKKIRLKYVDIVAGMTVTEEGEIVIVDSVQPSLYKLDEHGTLSTWFDCKGVMTEPSDIAVKDQKFYICDFKGHCVVVFSPDGHFLNRIGNQGLTDYPNGIDVLPNGHILVGDSHGNKFHICIFLPDGTLLCEYECPYVKVSRCCGLKITSEGCIITVAKNNHHVLVLKSPF; encoded by the exons ATGATGAGAAGTGAAGACACAATGGATGAACTTTGCGAAAGTTTCAAAGATACTAGTCTGGAGGAAAGGTTGTTAGATGATTCTAGTCTCAGTACTGAACAAGAAGAGCTTGTTTGTTCAATATGCAA TGAACCTTACTGTAACGCTTCACCTCGCGTTTTGTCCTGTCTACATGTATTCTGTGAGAGTTGTATCGACAAATTACTCGATACTTCGACAGAATCGCCAGATGGACAGAAAGATGTTCGCTGTGTGATTTGTGAACAAGTTACCAAC TTGAATACGAGAGGAGCGGCGTCGTTACCTTGCGATTATGTGTTGATGAACTTATTCGAAATAGGCGCGATAAACTCTTCCTCGTTATTGTGTACTAGTTGCAAAGCTAAAGAAAAGGCAGTGGCTAGATGCGTGGATTGCCCTCACTTTTTATGTCCTAATTGCAGTACTGCTCATCAG TATATGAGATGCTTTGAAAACCATTACGTCGTATCGTTGGAAGAACTGAAGCAATCCAATGATAAGATACCGTTTCATAAACCAATTTATTGCGAAGTGCACAAAAAGTTGATCAAGTTGTACTGCCATACGTGCCAA GAAGCGATTTGCTTCGAATGTACCAACAATGAACACAAATCTCCGTTACATGTGTTCGATAATTTGAGCACGGTTGGTTTGCAAGAAAGGCAGAGGCTCGAAAGTTTGATTAACGATAGTAAACTGAAATTGGACGAGTGTATGAAAACCAATTCCGATTTGGAAAACGCGTTAAGCGAATTGCAAGTACAGCACGATAGCGCTAAGGATTTGATTAATGAAACTTTTCAG AGTTATAAGGCAGTATTAGAAAAATGTCGAGATGAAGCGTTGGAACAATTGGGAAAAGTTCATACTTGTCAAGAGCTCAAAGTGATGGACGCGATGCAAAA TGTGGAGAAGAGAATAGACAAGACGGAACATGCGTGTTCGTTCGCAGCGCGTCTGTTGGAGAACGGAAGTGATAGCGAGCTACTTATGCTGAATCGAGTAATTTCTAAACAATTGGAAATGCTGAGTGAGAACgttaattttcaatataattACTGCACGTCTTTGAATTTCATCACCGATATGGAAGAATTCAGCAGCGTAACGAAG AAATCGTTTGGTTACGTCGAAGATCCGGATGCTGCGGTAGTGGCCAATGAAAACGTAGCGGAAGCATGTTCGGTTGGTCGCGAACAGAATATAGAATGCAACACCGAATGTCTCGTGCAAAACAATACTTTGGCTATAAACGTGATGAACGGTAACGGATTAGGAGGCGGTGGCGCTAGTACGTCGAATACTACAGTCAGTATGCAGTCGAGTCCGGTAACCAGCAGTCCGTTGTCGATGCCTTCGTCGTTCGATGGAGATCTCAATTTTCAAGGCGTTACCCCTCAAACTCCGCCGTTGGAAGGATTAACAACGTTGGGAGAGATGAATTTGACTCGTTTGGCGTCGCTGGCAGCTTGTAATGGTAAACCGCCTTCACCACCGATTACCAATGCTAACAACATGGCGCCGTCGTTTCCGCTGGACTTACTGGGAGCACCGTCCGATATACCGTctaatttaataaataatattCAAGCGTTAGCTAAATTGGGAAATGTTCATATGCCTGAGCCAG ACATGATGACAAACGGTTACGGCAGTGTGAATGGTATCGGCGGGTCGAGCGTTATAGGGGCGCCATCTTACGATTCTAGTGTGGAAGCATCTTCGGTTCTAGATTTAGTCAACGGTTCCTCTTTACCTGTGGTGAACGGCCATAATTCACCTTACGATAATGGCAATTCTCACTTTTTCGGATCACATAATG GAGTCGACTCTTCGATGATGCACAATATGGGCATGAATCATCATAACGGATATGCTAGCAATTACACTCGAAGTAGTTCGCAACGAGTAGCGGcgcttgaaattcattttaaatttggcCAACTCGGTTCGGCGCCTTGTCAGTTCGGATCTCCGCACGGATTTTGTATAGGCCAGGATGACGCTATCATCGTAGCTGATACGAATAATCATCGTATACAA ATTTTCAATAAAGACGGCGAATTCAGAACGCAATTTGGTATGGCTGGCAAATTAGAAGGTCAACTGTGGTATCCTAGGAAAGTAGAGCTTTTACCGTCCGGTAATTATGTGATTTGTGATCGCGGAAATGAACGGTCACGTCTTCAGTTATTCTCCAGAGATGGAatgtttatcaaaaaaattagattgaA GTACGTTGATATTGTCGCGGGTATGACTGTTACCGAAGAAGGCGAAATTGTAATCGTCGATAGTGTTCAACCTTCTTTGTATAAACTCGATGAACATGGAACGTTGTCGACTTGGTTCGATTGCAAAGGCGTAATGACCGAGCCATCGGATATCGCCGTCAAAG atcaaaaattttatatatgCGATTTCAAAGGACACTGCGTCGTGGTTTTCTCACCTGATGGACATTTTCTTAATCGAATCGGTAATCAAGGTTTAACCGACTATCCGAACGGTATCGATGTGTTACCCAACGGGCATATTTTAGTCGGCGATTCTCACGGTAATAAATTTCACATTTGCATCTTCCTTCCGGATGGAACGTTGTTATGCGAGTACGAGTGTCCGTACGTAAAG GTTTCAAGGTGTTGCGGTCTGAAAATTACGTCGGAAGGTTGCATTATCACGGTGGCGAAAAACAATCACCACGTATTGGTTTTAAAGAGTCCTTTTTAA